One Ostrea edulis chromosome 2, xbOstEdul1.1, whole genome shotgun sequence genomic region harbors:
- the LOC130052072 gene encoding uncharacterized protein LOC130052072, translating into MMYNLRVCLILSISVCMLLNNVQQSNGTTLPIPAKMDGEELGEVIVSWKEEGDRVRRSTDGVSVPAKNIAVSFQLNGGVVDLHLTRNDEESVNVPVYTTDGRGEVVRQYIQEKSNVFLYQDRKKFAAFYVETVETSSCMFGSFEDKAEEYFLEPKERNCSRKTSPMFKILKAKTSHIEFADSVIMGNLTLCCVLS; encoded by the exons ATGATGTACAATTTGCGAGTGTGTCTAATTCTTTCAATAAGCGTGTGTATGTTGCTGAATAATGTACAGCAATCCAACGGAACTACACTGCCTATTCCTGCAAAAATGGACGGCGAAGAACTCG GTGAGGTGATTGTTAGCTGGAAAGAAGAAGGCGATCGGGTCCGACGCTCAACAGACGGTGTGTCAGTTCCCGCCAAAAATATCGCCGTCAGTTTCCAACTGAATGGTGGGGTAGTGGACCTTCATTTAACCAGAAACGATGAGGAGTCCGTGAATGTCCCCGTATACACAACAGATGGGAGAGGAGAAGTCGTTAGACAGTATATACAGGAGAAATCT AACGTGTTTCTCTATCAAGATAGAAAGAAATTTGCAGCCTTCTACGTCGAGACAGTGGAGACCTCCTCGTGTATG tttGGAAGCTTTGAAGACAAAGCAGAAGAATATTTTCTGGAaccaaaagaaagaaattgtagCAGGAAAACTTCACCgatgttcaaaatattgaagGCCAAGACCTCACATATTGAATTTGCAGACAGCGTTATAATGGGTAATTTGACATTGTGTTGTGTTCTATCTTAA